CACATCCTCCTCCACGAGGTACGCGTGGAGCACACTCGTATCCACAACAGCCGCGCCAGCCAATGCCCCAGAACCCAGAGCAGCAGAGAAACTCTGCTAGAGCCCCAATAACGCTCCAGCATCTGAAACGCTGCAACGCTCCAGTGAGGAATGTGGATGCCGCGTCGGATAGCTGTCTATAGCTGTAATCCTCTACCGCTACCAAGGTAGGTTGCTGGGGGCGATACAGAGAGCCTCGGAGACCAGAACCCATTAACCCGAGTCCTATAGGGGCGTGAGTCTACCTAATGGTATACCGACAAGTCTTATTACATGGTATACCCTCTGCTCTGTGTCGCGGGTGTTTGCACTGAGCGTAGTCAGCTTCAAAGTGAGAAAGGAGATCAAAGAGAAGATGGAGAAGTATAGGGATAGAGTCAACTGGCCTGAGGAGCTTAGAAAATTCGTCGAGGAGAAGATTAGGCAGCTAGAAGCCGAGGAGAATATGCAGAGAATTATTGAGGAGCTCGAGAAGATACCAGTCCAGACACCCTCCGGCTTCTCGAAGGACTCTGTGAGGGAGGACCGTGATAGCGGTTGACGCTTCTGCACTCTCAGCCTTCATACTAAAAGAACCCGGATGGAAGAAACTCGCCCTATACCTCGTCAACGCTGTATCCGTCGACCACATAATCAAGGAGGTTACTAACGCTATCTGGAAAGCGTGTGCAGTTAAGAAGATAATAAGCGAGACAGACGCAGTAAAGCTCTACAAGATACTCGACAGCATGATAAACGTGAACATCGTTATAGAGCCCGAGGAAAAGTACGTCGAGAAAGCATTGAGGATAGCACTCGGGCATAGGATAACCGTCTACGATGCCCTATACCTAGCCCTGGCTAGGGAGAAGAACCTGCCGCTACTAACACTCGACGAGAAGCAAAGCAGCGTAGCCAAAGAGCTAGGCATAGAAGTGATTCATACCTAGGATTCAAGGAGGCCCTAACAGACCTGATAATATCTCAAGGCCGGCATAATCATCACCAGCCTCTGGAACCTCAACATTCATGAACCGACGATGCTAAAGCTCTTCAAGAGCTGTGCCCACTCATCGTGGCCGTAACCCTTCTCGTAGGCTAGAACTCTGAAGCCTCCGGCTCCGGAGGCTTGGGACCTATAAGCAATGTTTCCGATGGAAACTATTAGCTGGAAACACTATGCAATAATGGTAATCAAGCAAGATTCTACTTCATGATAATATGGAAACACACCTTGTAGTCGATGTTGAGGGCGCTGAAGTATATTGAGGAGGTGTAAAGGCGTCCTAGGCCTAGTAGACCAAAAGCTCGCCGAGAAGGCAGTAAGGGCTGAATCTCTTTGATCCACATAGGCTCGAATACGCTAGTCTACCTTCTACATGGTGTGAAACTACAGTCTGATCCCCGTAGAGAGTATCTTGGCTGAAGGAGACCTAGTCTATGCCAACATTAGGGCTATAGAGGAAGCCACTCTGCTACGTTGATGCCAAGGATCCGATTTTCTTAGAATAAATTAAATTGATAAATTTCTCTGAAAAGCCTTATAAAAAGAGGATGACACCGGTTATGGCTGTTAATAGGTGATTTATGTGCTCCGAGACGAGGAAGCGTTCAGGAAAGATATCCTCTCGAAAAATCCCGCCCCGGAACGAGCCCCCGCTTCCTCCTAATTGGCTTCATGTCGAGATGCTTGAGCGCTTCCGCGTCCTCAAATTCGCCCCTCTGGAGGAGGAAATGAACGTCCTCGAGATAGGCTGTGGTCCCCACGCGTTGGCAACGGTTCCACTAGCTTACCTCGTAGGCGAAACTGGCCGAGTAGTTGCGGTCGATAAAGCAAGATGGCGTTTCTTCGAGGAGATAACCGCAGCAGCCGGCGTCAGGCACAGGATAATCCCATTAAAGCTTGATGCAAGGGAGCTCCCGTTTCCCTTCAAGACTTTCGATTTAGCCGTTCTCGTCCACAGGATAAGGAGCTTGAAAACGAGGAAACCATAGTCAAGGTAATCTCGGAAATGCTCCGCGTCTCGGAAATGGTCTTCATAGCGGAGAGCCTCCCGATAGCAAGGAATGAGCGACAGAAAGCCCACCTAGAGTTCTACAACCTACGCGAGGAAATCTTCGAGGCCTTATATGGAGAAAAGATGATCTCCACCACTTCCCGATGGAGAAGCTCAGGGAGCTTATAGAGAATACAGGCGGGAGGATCGTTGAGAGCAGAGTCTTTGAGCCCAAGCTGCCACACTACCTAGCCTATATTCCAAGGAGGTATGTAGAGAAAATAAGAGACGAAGCCAAGAGGAAGGACCTCTTAAGAAGATGGGATAAAGCTTACGAGAAATGGAAGAACGGAGCAGAGCATCCTCCTGTGGCCTGCTTTCTTGTGAAGTAATCCTTCGCCCAGCAAGTGAAAGTAAGGCGCTTATAATGAGCACACATATTGTGTAAGAATATCCTCGCCCTTAAGCCCCTATAGTGGATCCTCACGAGTTCAGAAAAATTATGTAAAGATAGACGGTAAATCCTTACATACTCTCTGAAATCGTCAGAGTCACCAATTGAAATACCCACTAGGTACTCTATAATGCGTATAGAGGGTTAAGATCAACAACATAGAGATTATAAGAACATCATAACTTAAATACACTTACATTTGCGGATTAATTAGCAGTAATTGAATGATAGCTTATTCATATGATGTATATGACAAGGTCTGCCGGGACTTGAACCTGGAATCACCGGCTTGGGAGGCCGGCGCCTTGTCCTGGCTAGGCTCTAGCTCTTGCTATGTATTTGGCGGCTGTTGCGGCTAGGCCTATGGCTGCTAGGCTCATGGCTTCTAGGATGAGTGCTGCTAGGCAGGCTTCGTGGAAGAACCTGCCACTGCCGAGCATGTTGTAGACTAGGACTGTTAGGCTCCAGGTGCTGGGGATTGAGACGACTATGCTTGCGCCGAACTCTCCCAGGCTGGCGGCTGCGGCTAGCCCTGCGGCGAGGACCGTGAGGGGTGCTGTGGCTGCTAGTAGGTGGCGGATGAGCCTGGCTCCGCGGAGCCCGAGGAGGAGCATGGTGTCGCCGACTTCGCGCTGGAGCCGGGCCCAGGCCTCCGCCATGACCCGGCTGGCTAGGGGGAGGCCGGCAGCTGTGTGGGCTAGGAGTATGAGTAGCCTGGAGGCTGTGTCGCCGCCGAGGAGGCCTGCTAGGGGCCGGTAGTAGGCGAGGCTAGCAGCGACACCGTAGGCTACGGGGGCCACGGCTATGAGCGAGAGAGCTGCCACGGCTAGGCCGCCCTCGGCAGCCGTGAGCCCGAGGACTAGGGCCAGCGTGGTGGAGGCGGCTGCGTAGAGTAGGCTGTTAGCCACGGCGCCGAGTAGCCCTGGGCCCCGCTCCGCGTAGGCCAGGAGCCTCCCGGGGTCCGCGTCTAGCGCCTGGAGCGCGAGGCCAGCCACGGGCGCGTAGAGGTAGCCCAGCAGCACAGCTACATAGGCGAGGGCTAGGAGCCTCCAGGCGCCACGCAGCTCTAGCACGCCCTCGCCCCGGGCAGCTAGCGGCGACGAGACTAGGCCCCTGGACAGGCGTAGAACCAGCCACGCCGCTAGGGCAGCTAGCGCCAGCTCCGCGAGGGCGAGCACTGGTACGAGCCCGATGAGCCCCGGGAACCCGCGGTACAGGGTGTAGAGCCAGGCCTCGAGCGTGTAGTAGCGGTAGGCTGCGCCCTGGACGAGGAGCGGGGCGGCGCTCGTGAAGGAGTAGAGGAATGCCAGGCTCCAGGCGTAGGCCGCGGCGCGCCGGGTGAGGGGGATGAGCACCCGGAGCCATAGACGGGGCCCCCGTAGCCCTAGTACACGGGCGTGCTCGACTACGCTCCTCTCGGTCGAGCCCGCAGCGGCCGCGGTCATGGCGGCTGCTAGGCCTATGTTGAAGTAGCTGTGTAGCGCTAGTACCCCCGTCCAGCCCTCAGCCAAGGCGTGGAGCATGGGGGCCTTCTCGCCTAGCAGGCCGCCCTCGCCGTAGACCGCGCGGAGCCCCAGAGCCACCGCGGCGACCGGGGACATGAAGGGCGCCAGGCTTGCCGCCACGGCGGCGCGGGCGGCGGGGAGCCAGTAGAACCCGGCGAGCACGCCAAGAGGCCAGCCCAGGGCCACTGCGATGGACGCGCTCGCGGCGGCCTGGCCGATGGTCCAGGCTAGGACGCGCGGGAGGCTGAAGGGTGGAGCCCCGCCTGGGGGCCAGAAAAGAGCCAGGGCCACGGCTATGGGGAGCGTGTAGAGCAGCGCTATGAGCCACGCTGCCGCCTCTAGCGCGCGGCCGAGGCCCCCGAGGAGCCTTAGCCGCTCATCACGCTTAGCCAGTCGCGGAGCCACTTCTCAAGCTCCCCTGCGACCCTGCTGCCGGGGAGCAGCTTGTTCCCGAGCTTATCAACGCTGTCTACGCCTAGAGCGTAGCGGTAGAAGCTCGGCAGCCCGGCCTCGCTGCTGGCGGGGAGCATCCACTGGCTAGTCGGTATCTCCTCCTGGACCTCCCTGCTCAGCAGCCAGTCCACGAACTTCTTGGCCTCCTCGAGGGGCGCGCCCTTGATTATCGCTGCGCCTTCTACCTGTAGCCAGCCTATCTTCTCGCCGCCCGCCACCAGCACGGTGGCTTCGACGCTCGGTTTCTCCTCTCCACCCTCCCGGGCGTTGTACCAGGCGCTATACGCCGGGTCGGTGCCATAGCTCACTACTATGGCCCTGGGGCTGCCCTCGCGGAAGAACTCGTCGTAGGCGTCGCCCCAGCTCGCCGCCACCATTAGGCCGTTCTCCTTCATGGCCCGCCATAGGTCTCTCCAGTCCCGGTTCTCCAGCTCAGAGACCGCTACCGTGTAGAGGAGGAAGTTGAGCCCTGTACTACTCTGCGTCGGGTCCTCTGCTACTATCCGCGGTGCTAGTGCGACAAGCTCGTCTAGCGTGACGCCATCCCGGAGCATAGCCAGCTCGGTCTCGTTGAGCCGGCCCGGGTCGTAGACCAGCGCTATAAGCCCGTAGTCTACCGGTGTCGCGCAGCCCTCTGGGTCAAGCGCCTCTACCAGCTTCCCCGTTGCTAGCGGGGAGGCGTAGCACTCAACCAGGCCCTGCTTCTTCAGCTCGACGAGGAGCACTGGGTCCACGCCTATAACCACGTCAGCGGTCTCCATCCCGGCGCGGCTCTCAGCTATCACCTGGGTAACCATGTTGCGGGCTCCGTCGAACCGCCGCAGCTCGACAACGATCCCGGTCTCCCTGGTGAAGTTCTCCACAAGCTTGTCGAACAGCTCCGGGTCCTCGCCCCACGCCATGAAGTCCTCGTACACGTAGACCACTAGCTTCTTCCCAGCCTGGGCAGCCGAGGTGGTGTGTGTACTGGCCTCAGTCTCTCTAGCCGCCTCCACCTCCGTCTCCATGGCCGAGTGCTCTGCCTCGTGCTCCTCCTCAGTGGCCGTAGCAGTATGTGTAGCTGCTACCGTGTGCCCGGCAGTATGCCCCGTAGCCGTAGCAGTAGCCGTCGCCTCCCCCGCCGCCGGCGACGGGGCTCCACTCTTCTCCTGCGCCACCAGATACGATGCTGCAACGAGCACCGCTATAATCGCGACGCCCACCAGGAAGTATACACCGCGCTGCGCCAAGACCAGCCATACACCCCCGTGAAAGAGCTTCTACCCAGGAGACCAGGCCCATCACCGGCCCCCTTTTCAAAACTACGATAACAGGGTTATAGGGCATGGCACTGTTACAACACCAAGGAGGCCGGGCAAACACGAACCCAAGCACCGTATTTATGCCCAGGCCCCTATTGTGTCACCCACAGCTCCCCCGGGAGGGCTGCCCAGCACCTTGACAATAGAGACAATCTTCTACGTAGCCCACGTAGTCTTCCGTCCACTCCGCCGCGTACGGCTCACAGCATGGAGCGGTGTCTACGCGGGCCGCACAGTCTACGAGAGCCTCAATAGAGCCGGCATAGTCCTCGACAAAGGCGGGCTCTTCCGCGTCTCCCCCATATACCCCCAGGGCTCCACAGCCCCCGTCGGCGGCTACCTGGCGCCCGGCGAGCCGTACTGGTTCCGCGCCGTCTTCTGGGGCTCACCCGGCATAGCTACAGCCCAGCAGCTAGCCACCGGGTTCATGGCTGGCCTCGGGCTCTGGACACAGGAGCTACAGGTAGAGGAGCTACGCATCGAGGAGAAGAGGCTCAAACTACCACACCCCGACACCCAGGGCGAAGGAGAACCCATAGCAGCGCTCATAGAGGTACGCCACGGCCCAACATTCTACCGGTTCCACGGCGCAGTCGTAGCCTACCCGAGCCCCTGGAGGCTGGTCGCAAGCATAGCCCGCAGACTCAGCACAGCCACCGGGATAGACTACCGGCCCCTAGCCCGCCGCCTCCAGCCATGCCTAGAGCTAGCAGTAGACCGAACGAGACGGATACGGATACGCATAAGCCACGGAGCCGAACCCCCAGTATTCCACGGCCAAGCAGCATACCACGCAGCCTGCCCCAGAGCCCTCGCCGAAGCACTACACCAGCTACTAGAAGCAGGACTCTACACCGGCGCCGGAGCAAGCCCAGGCCTAGGCCTAGGCGAAATACACCAAGTCAAGATAGAGAAGCCCCGCCACCGGATACCACCTCCGCTCGAGCCATGGATCGAAGAAAAGGAAAGCAACTAGCCAGAGCAGGCAATGACGACACAACATTAACGCTATTCTCTCCCAGCTTTTGTCTGCTGTGTCGATTCTCTGTTCTGGGGTGTTTTGGATCTGGTTTCAACTCTATGGGGACACGTAATTAGTGGATTTGAAAGTGTTCTTGGGAACACGCCTACACCCTTATAAGTCTTCATGGGAACACACTTCACGGAGACACAGTGCCCGACGGTAACGGAATTGAGACTGTTCCCAAGAAGAAGAAAACAAATAAATACAGGAACCATAGAATCCTACACCACCAGAACCCAACAAGAAACCATACATTCCACACAAAGCATAACTCAAAAGAGAATTGTAAGTCTCTGCTACATGAAGCTCTACAAGGTAGTCAAGGTGCTCGACGACGCCGCATAACTCAAAAGAGAATTGTAAGGCGTCGGATGGTATGTCGAGGACGGCAGGGCCTATGGCCACGCGCATAACTCAAAAGAGAATTGTAAGGTGCTACTCCGGGCCACCCGCAGCTCCTAGGGAAGAGCGTGAGCATAACTCAAAAGAGAATTGTAAGCATACCGGGCAAGTGGAAGGGCTACCTTCGCCCTCATGGCCGCTGCATAACTCAAAAGAGAATTGTAAGTGTATGACTCTTCGCCCAGTCGAGCGCCCCCACCTCCTCGAGGCATAACTCAAAAGAGAATTGTAAGAGACCATGCCTGGACTGGGACGGCCGGCCTGCCAAGCCGGCGAGCATAACTCAAAAGAGAATTGTAAGACCAGGGCCGCGGGTTTGTCAGCGGTATGGATACCCACGAGCATAACTCAAAAGAGAATTGTAAGTTCTCGAAGTGCCACTCTATCAGCGCATCCCTTACACGCTGTATGCATAACTCAAAAGAGAATTGTAAGAAAGTATAGAAGCGTACCCCCGCTGCGCCCCCGCCTGGGCATAGGCATAACTCAAAAGAGAATTGTAAGATAGCCACGGCGGGCTCGGGCTCGACGTACCATCTCACCCTTATAGCATAACTCAAAAGAGAATTGTAAGCAAAGAAGCTAGCGGAGATAGAGGAGCTTCTGGAGCGCTTGCATAACTCAAAAGAGAATTGTAAGTCCCGGTACTCCACACGTACTATGTAGCGCATTAGTCCTCCAGCATAACTCAAAAGAGAATTGTAAGCATGTGCGTGCGCCTTGGACCGGGCCCTCGGCGGGCCCGCATAACTCAAAAGAGAATTGTAAGCACTTGTAGCCGAGCAACAAGGATCACTAGATTTATATACGTGCATAACTCAAAAGAGAATTGTAAGCTACTGCGGAGGAAGGAGAATCAAAGAGATACTCGAGGAATACGCATAACTCAAAAGAGAATTGTAAGCTCACGGCGAAGCGGCCACTCAAAACGCCGAAGATACCTAAGCATAACTCAAAAGAGAATTGTAAGTGGCATCCACGGCAAGCCACCGCCCGGTGATGGGAAGGAGCATAACTCAAAAGAGAATTGTAAGATAGTTACTGTGACGGGTATACTTACTGTATCTATCTGCTCGCATAACTCAAAAGAGAATTGTAAGTAGCGAGTAGGATGAGGATAAGAGAGTTCAAGATCATGCTGCATAACTCAAAAGAGAATTGTAAGCGGTAGCATTGCCCGTGTCCTCCTCCCACTCCTCTATATACTCGCATAACTCAAAAGAGAATTGTAAGCTTCAATACATTACACTCAGCCTTGTCTCCAGTGTGTTTTAGAGCATAACTCAAAAGAGAATTGTAAGGGCGTCGAGCCCTCACGAATGCAACAACTCTCTCGCGGGCATAACTCAAAAGAGAATTGTAAGGTTTTCCGGGCTGATGTATGGCTAGTTTTATCCTGCCTAGCATAACTCAAAAGAGAATTGTAAGAGACTATATCGTACGCGTTGTGGCCGTCCTGTTCCCGCGCATAACTCAAAAGAGAATTGTAAGCTCATACTCGCTCCTTATCTCCACGCTCATGTCTCTCCCCCGAGCATAACTCAAAAGAGAATTGTAAGTTGAAGGAGTTAATGGCTGATATATGGGCGTTCTTCGGTAAGTTGCATAACTCAAAAGAGAATTGTAAGGCAGGTGCTGGGATATCGTGGTGAACGGGCCCGAGTGCGTCTAGGCATAACTCAAAAGAGAATTGTAAGAGCTGTTGATAGAGCTGCGGATATATTAAACAGTTTGAATATGCATAACTCAAAAGAGAATTGTAAGTCATTAGCTCGCCGCGGCACTTATGCCAGCATACGTGGCCCAGCATAACTCAAAAGAGAATTGTAAGTACTCCCCAGGGAGGTTCTCGACGCGGAGCTCAAGGTCTGCATAACTCAAAAGAGAATTGTAAGAGTCAGTCTTAATCATACCAAATGAGGGCACTGTCAGCCGCATAACTCAAAAGAGAATTGTAAGGTCGTTTGGCATGATTAAGACTGACTGGGTGGAGGTGAGGCTGGCATAACTCAAAAGAGAATTGTAAGGGAAGGGGCCGGCTATCTGCTTGGTCTCCTTCACTACGTCGTCGCGCATAACTCAAAAGAGAATTGTAAGACTCCTCGTGACCATGAACGCGAAGACATCGGCCATGAGGGCGCATAACTCAAAAGAGAATTGTAAGCGCTTATCCAGCGCCGGCAGCATGACCTCGGCCCTTCCGTAGGGCATAACTCAAAAGAGAATTGTAAGCGAGGTATGCGAGGATGCGGATCTTGGTCGGGAGTAGGCGTTGCATAACTCAAAAGAGAATTGTAAGGGATCTGCATCGCGAGGGCAGTATAAGGCTTCTAGGAGTAGTGCATAACTCAAAAGAGAATTGTAAGTGAAGCTTATGGTGCCGCTAGTGTCTATCGTGAACTCCTGCATAACTCAAAAGAGAATTGTAAGAAGGCCAGTGCGGCGTGGCGCGGTGTGAGGCTGGGCAGCGGCGCATAACTCAAAAGAGAATTGTAAGAAGGAGTGTCCCCGAAAGTGGAGCAAGTGCCTAAAGTCCTAGCCGCATAACTCAAAAGAGAATTGTAAGTGGCATCTCCAAGGCTGGACTTATCGCGCAGTCTTCAAGCCTGGCATAACTCAAAAGAGAATTGTAAGATTCTAAATTTTTATGTGGGTTATGCTGGCCCAGCGCCAGCGCATAACTCAAAAGAGAATTGTAAGACGCACCGCCTTATCGTGAACTCTAGATCCTCCACATGCATAACTCAAAAGAGAATTGTAAGTGTCGCGGCTGTTGCGGCAGCGATAGTCTTTGTAGCGTACCAGGCATAACTCAAAAGAGAATTGTAAGCTATGTGGTTGACTGCTATCCTGATGAAGTGTAGTAGCATAACTCAAAAGAGAATTGTAAGTAGAGGGGTGACAGCGTCCGTGACTGAGTATGTCTGTATAGGCATAACTCAAAAGAGAATTGTAAGATTTTAGTTTATGCGTTCAGTGGCAAGAGGGAGTAAGCTAATAAGCATAACTCAAAAGAGAATTGTAAGCTCTTCGGCAGTATTCTGCGCTCGAGCAGCCCCGCCTCTGCCAGGCATAACTCAAAAGAGAATTGTAAGGATGGGACATGGTACACGCTGGCAAGCGAGGAAGTGCAGGTAGTGCATAACTCAAAAGAGAATTGTAAGTTGCTGAGGGTTATCGGAATCTGCGTCGTGCCGCTGATGCTCGTGGCATAACTCAAAAGAGAATTGTAAGACCGCCAGGATGGCCACGTCCACGACCAGGCTGCTGGCCGCTCCCGGCATAACTCAAAAGAGAATTGTAAGGTACCGCTCTTGCTGCCCTGTATGGTGTAGCCCAGTGGCGGCATAACTCAAAAGAGAATTGTAAGCTTAGCAACATCATCACCACAACCTACATCTATGTGGTGGAGAACACAACTCAAAAGACGACTGTAAGTATACCGATTAGGATCTATAGCCTTAGTCTAGTATGGTGTTGTGTCATTGCAACATAGATGTGATGGAGTTCTCTAGCTAGCTGCGGTCGTCTTGATAGTAGCTGTAGCGTCTTTTCGGGGTTCTCTAGTATTTCTAGCAACTGGTAAGCGTTGTGTATAGTCCTTGCGAGTACTCCCTGTCTACCCCACTCTGCTAGCGCTTCGGGGCTAGCTCTGCATGCTGGGCAGTTGCAGCGAGCTGCTATCTCTTGGGGGGTTGCGCGTGGTCTTCCCGGGGTCTGGCGGGGCGCTGTGAGGGCCATTGCAAGTGTCTCGGGGTGCCGGGTTAGCCCGTAGCGGGCGTCTTGTAGGGGGCTGCTAGTGTCTGCAGTGTCTGCCAGCCTTGTGTGGGCTAGTGCTGCGAGGAGGCTGTTACCGGCCCCAAATACGTGGATGCGCTTATCGATGTGTACTCGTGCATAGTGGATGAGCCTCAGAGCTTTGGCTGGCTGGTAGCGTGCGAGGGGTGCTAGGCTTCCGAGCCCTATAGCCTCGACTGTGGGGGCTGTTCGGCGGAGCTTCTGGAGGGCATCAGACAGCTGGCTTGGGGTATGGGCGTGGAGGGGGTAGATGAAGTGGTCTCCGAAGACTCGAGTCCAGAGTCTGGCGTTGTTCGCGGTGGCTTCGTTTGCTGCGCGGAAGTCGGCGTCATCGGCCTTTAGGGGGTTGGGGACTGGGGTGTCTAGCGCGACTGGTTTTGCGCCTACCTCGTCGGCTAGTAGCTGTTGGATCTCTATGACCTTCTCCGGGCTCGGTAGGCGGCCGCGGCTTATGAGGCGGTAGCCGCCACTATCGACGATGACGTCGAGGCCTCGGAGGAGCTTCACGGATCTGGGAGGGTTGCGGGCAGCGTCGTCGGCTGAGACCATTACGTGGGGGTGGCCGAGTATGTGCCAGAGCTGGGGGTTTAGCTGTGTCAGGCTGTGGACGAAGTAGACCACCGTCATGCCGGCTGCCACACCTGTGGGCAATCCTTATATCTCCAGGAGTTGAGGTAATACCCGGGTTCTAATGCTTGTCGACGCCAACCCTACTAGACATAGCAGGCATAGCAGGTGAGCTGCTACGCATAGCCTCTACCAGCCAGCCCCGCCCAGCCAGCATAGGAGGTGCAGGTGTAGGCGAGGAGGACCGCGAGGAGGAAGCCGAGGGCAAGGTAGTATGGTCCCGGCTCCCCGAGCCAGACCTAGTAGGCCAGCGGCTGAACTCGCTCATCCATCCTCTCCCCGAGCCGCCGAGCCGGCTAGAAGCCTACGGGCTGGATGGTAGCAGCCAGCGGCTCGAGGCAGCAACACTCTTCATGGGTGTATACAGCGTCGCCATCTCTCACGTATCCAACATAATCGTGGTTGGCTCCTACCCCGACATTGGTGTCCTCCCTCGCCTCGAGCTAGGCCAGGAACCCGTGATAAGCCTAGGGCTCGGCTACACTGCTACCCCCTCCTTCGGCAGACTTGTAGCCGACTCTCCACTAGTGGATCCCCGGATCTTCGCCTCGCTTCTACCCGGGTGTAGCGGTGGAAATGGGCAGCCCCCCTACTGCCGCGTGATCGCTGAGCTAGACTACTGGAACGGCTTCAACCGGCAGACCATGCTTGACGAGAACCGGGTATGGCTCGAGAACCGGGCGCTAAAGTGGCTGCTAAGCTGGGTCCCCAGCGGCTCCCTAGTCTCCGTAGACGGGCCTATCTTCAGCACACCGGGGCTCTTTGTACAAGTCGCTCGCAGCCTAAGCCTAGCTGGACTCTCACCATACACCGCGTTGAAGGCCTATTACGCGCTAAGCTACCTTGTTAATGTGCTCGACCGGGGCAAGCTGATAGAGGAGGCGCTGATACGCGGTATAAGGCTAATAGGTATCGTAAAGCGGC
The window above is part of the Pyrodictium delaneyi genome. Proteins encoded here:
- a CDS encoding type II toxin-antitoxin system VapC family toxin, with the protein product MIAVDASALSAFILKEPGWKKLALYLVNAVSVDHIIKEVTNAIWKACAVKKIISETDAVKLYKILDSMINVNIVIEPEEKYVEKALRIALGHRITVYDALYLALAREKNLPLLTLDEKQSSVAKELGIEVIHT
- a CDS encoding SAM-dependent methyltransferase; protein product: MCSETRKRSGKISSRKIPPRNEPPLPPNWLHVEMLERFRVLKFAPLEEEMNVLEIGCGPHALATVPLAYLVGETGRVVAVDKARWRFFEEITAAAGVRHRIIPLKLDARELPFPFKTFDLAVLVHRIRSLKTRKP
- a CDS encoding thiamine ABC transporter substrate-binding protein — its product is MAQRGVYFLVGVAIIAVLVAASYLVAQEKSGAPSPAAGEATATATATGHTAGHTVAATHTATATEEEHEAEHSAMETEVEAARETEASTHTTSAAQAGKKLVVYVYEDFMAWGEDPELFDKLVENFTRETGIVVELRRFDGARNMVTQVIAESRAGMETADVVIGVDPVLLVELKKQGLVECYASPLATGKLVEALDPEGCATPVDYGLIALVYDPGRLNETELAMLRDGVTLDELVALAPRIVAEDPTQSSTGLNFLLYTVAVSELENRDWRDLWRAMKENGLMVAASWGDAYDEFFREGSPRAIVVSYGTDPAYSAWYNAREGGEEKPSVEATVLVAGGEKIGWLQVEGAAIIKGAPLEEAKKFVDWLLSREVQEEIPTSQWMLPASSEAGLPSFYRYALGVDSVDKLGNKLLPGSRVAGELEKWLRDWLSVMSG
- the cas6 gene encoding CRISPR system precrRNA processing endoribonuclease RAMP protein Cas6 — translated: MTIETIFYVAHVVFRPLRRVRLTAWSGVYAGRTVYESLNRAGIVLDKGGLFRVSPIYPQGSTAPVGGYLAPGEPYWFRAVFWGSPGIATAQQLATGFMAGLGLWTQELQVEELRIEEKRLKLPHPDTQGEGEPIAALIEVRHGPTFYRFHGAVVAYPSPWRLVASIARRLSTATGIDYRPLARRLQPCLELAVDRTRRIRIRISHGAEPPVFHGQAAYHAACPRALAEALHQLLEAGLYTGAGASPGLGLGEIHQVKIEKPRHRIPPPLEPWIEEKESN
- a CDS encoding DNA double-strand break repair nuclease NurA, with translation MSTPTLLDIAGIAGELLRIASTSQPRPASIGGAGVGEEDREEEAEGKVVWSRLPEPDLVGQRLNSLIHPLPEPPSRLEAYGLDGSSQRLEAATLFMGVYSVAISHVSNIIVVGSYPDIGVLPRLELGQEPVISLGLGYTATPSFGRLVADSPLVDPRIFASLLPGCSGGNGQPPYCRVIAELDYWNGFNRQTMLDENRVWLENRALKWLLSWVPSGSLVSVDGPIFSTPGLFVQVARSLSLAGLSPYTALKAYYALSYLVNVLDRGKLIEEALIRGIRLIGIVKRLERSRFLASALMADKEWRKRVEAAGFYASRDAQLVEMLVRAYGPRGWLGGYQAPAAIGPILTVLNLGGVAASIRELAGLKNSKDNKLDAYQPAIRGGRNLADVLELRGLGRVYAQKMLVKRSYYLYVPSPLHGRILLRVEIPVVMQSEYGVTIDGRGSIVFDKWRLHDMIEDDLKLLAGLVELMGYPDAAQVPLPITLADHIARRVSKHSARVLYNTLRHAVGFSYDTHLSMAEQGAAR